One stretch of Serinicoccus hydrothermalis DNA includes these proteins:
- a CDS encoding pyridoxamine 5'-phosphate oxidase family protein codes for MSTARSPQTDRPTFPEGYGIPSTAEGLLRWDEVEPRLREAQHYWLSSVRPDGRPHSVPRWGVWLDGRFWYDGAPTTRHTRNVEANPAVTLTLESGTEVVIVEGESRATRAEADGLGGRLAQAFGKYADSGYSPGPDSWAGEDGGGLRVLTPHRVLAWFAFPTDCTRFTFDGGD; via the coding sequence ATGAGCACCGCGCGGAGCCCGCAGACGGACCGGCCGACCTTCCCCGAGGGCTACGGCATACCGTCCACGGCCGAGGGCCTGCTGCGGTGGGACGAGGTGGAGCCGCGGCTGCGGGAGGCGCAGCACTACTGGCTCTCCAGCGTGCGCCCGGACGGGCGGCCGCACTCCGTGCCGCGCTGGGGCGTGTGGCTGGACGGGCGGTTCTGGTACGACGGCGCCCCGACGACACGGCATACCCGCAACGTCGAGGCCAACCCGGCGGTGACGCTGACGCTGGAGAGCGGCACCGAGGTGGTCATCGTCGAGGGTGAGTCGCGCGCGACGCGGGCCGAGGCCGACGGGCTCGGCGGGAGACTGGCGCAGGCCTTCGGGAAGTATGCCGACTCCGGCTACTCCCCCGGCCCGGACTCGTGGGCCGGCGAGGACGGCGGCGGCCTGCGCGTGCTCACGCCGCACCGGGTCCTGGCGTGGTTCGCCTTCCCGACCGACTGCACCCGGTTCACCTTCGACGGCGGTGACTGA
- a CDS encoding DUF3151 domain-containing protein: MTGPSDLLGIPPTELPEDPAARALEEGDPRTVAAAYPSSCLAWAMLAEDALHDRDDVTAYAYARTGYHRGLDQLRRAGWRGQGPVPWEHEPNRGFLRALGALATAAGRIGETEEQHRCTEFLRASSASGARDLGF, translated from the coding sequence GTGACCGGGCCCTCGGACCTGCTGGGGATCCCGCCCACCGAGCTGCCGGAGGACCCGGCGGCGCGCGCCCTGGAGGAGGGCGACCCGCGGACGGTGGCGGCGGCATACCCGAGCTCCTGCCTCGCCTGGGCGATGCTCGCCGAGGACGCGCTGCACGACCGGGACGACGTCACCGCCTACGCCTATGCGCGCACCGGTTACCACCGGGGTCTGGACCAGCTCCGACGGGCCGGCTGGCGCGGGCAGGGACCGGTGCCCTGGGAGCACGAGCCCAACCGCGGCTTCCTCCGTGCGCTCGGTGCGCTGGCGACCGCCGCGGGCCGGATCGGCGAGACCGAGGAGCAGCACCGGTGCACCGAGTTCCTCCGGGCGTCCTCGGCGTCCGGGGCCCGTGACCTGGGATTCTGA
- the fbaA gene encoding class II fructose-bisphosphate aldolase, with protein sequence MPIATPEVYADMIDRAKAGSFAYPAINVSSSQTLNAAIKGFADAGSDGIIQVSTGGAEYFSGLGIKEMVTGAMAFSAFAHEVAKKYDVNIALHTDHCPQDKLDDFVRPLLAASAERVKDGGLPYFQSHMWDGSATPLEENLRIAEELLEKCAAAKIILEVEIGVVGGEEDGVANEINDQLYTTPEDAVATIKALGSGEKGRYLTALTFGNVHGVYKPGNVKLRPEILQTAQEAAAKALGKDAESRPFDLVFHGGSGSTTQEISDAVDYGVVKMNVDTDTQYAFTRPVAGFMLSNYEGVLKVDGEVGNKKQYDPRAWGKVAEAAMSERVVEACENLRSAGTHQ encoded by the coding sequence ATGCCCATCGCCACCCCCGAGGTCTACGCCGACATGATCGACCGGGCCAAGGCCGGCAGCTTCGCCTACCCCGCCATCAACGTCAGCAGCAGCCAGACCCTCAACGCCGCGATCAAGGGCTTCGCCGACGCCGGGTCGGACGGCATCATCCAGGTCTCGACCGGCGGCGCGGAGTACTTCTCCGGCCTGGGCATCAAGGAGATGGTGACCGGGGCCATGGCGTTCAGCGCCTTCGCGCACGAGGTCGCCAAGAAGTACGACGTCAACATCGCCCTGCACACCGACCACTGCCCCCAGGACAAGCTCGACGACTTCGTGCGCCCCCTCCTGGCCGCCTCCGCCGAGCGGGTCAAGGACGGCGGGCTGCCCTACTTCCAGTCGCACATGTGGGACGGGTCGGCGACCCCGTTGGAGGAGAACCTGCGGATCGCCGAGGAGCTGCTGGAGAAGTGCGCCGCGGCCAAGATCATCCTCGAGGTCGAGATCGGCGTCGTCGGCGGCGAGGAGGACGGTGTCGCCAACGAGATCAACGACCAGCTCTACACCACCCCCGAGGACGCGGTCGCCACGATCAAGGCCCTGGGCAGCGGCGAGAAGGGCCGCTACCTCACCGCGCTGACCTTCGGCAACGTCCACGGCGTCTACAAGCCCGGCAACGTCAAGCTGCGGCCGGAGATCCTGCAGACCGCCCAGGAGGCCGCGGCGAAGGCCCTGGGCAAGGACGCGGAAAGCCGTCCCTTCGACCTGGTCTTCCACGGCGGCTCGGGCTCGACGACGCAGGAGATCTCGGACGCGGTCGACTACGGCGTGGTCAAGATGAACGTCGACACCGACACGCAGTACGCCTTCACCCGCCCGGTGGCCGGCTTCATGCTCAGCAACTACGAGGGCGTCCTCAAGGTCGACGGCGAGGTGGGCAACAAGAAGCAGTACGACCCGCGCGCCTGGGGCAAGGTGGCCGAGGCCGCGATGTCCGAGCGGGTCGTGGAGGCCTGCGAGAACCTGCGCTCCGCCGGGACGCACCAGTGA
- a CDS encoding adenylosuccinate synthase, which translates to MPAIVLVGAQWGDEGKGKATDLLGSDIDYVVKFNGGNNAGHTVVIGDQKYALHLLPSGILSPGCTPVIGNGVVIDLAVLIEELDGLEARGIDTSLLRISASAHLIPPYNRVLDKVTERFLGKRRIGTTGRGIGPTYADKMSRVGIRVQDLYDESILRQKVEAALDVKNQLLLKIYNRRAVEVDEVMEELLRHAERIRPMVADTVLELGEALDAGKTVLFEAGQATLLDVDHGTYPFVTSSNATAGGACTGSGVPPTRIDRVIGVFKAYSTRVGEGPFPTELEDEQGEHLRQVGAEYGTTTGRPRRCGWADVVVGRYARRVNGLTDVVLTKLDVLTGLETLPVCVGYDVQGERFDEMPANQSDFHHARPIYEELPGWTEDITGAREFSDLPPAAQRYVERLEELIGARISVIGIGPGRDEVIVRHDLLGRDESAVA; encoded by the coding sequence ATGCCAGCCATCGTCCTGGTGGGCGCCCAGTGGGGCGATGAGGGGAAGGGCAAGGCGACCGACCTGCTCGGCTCGGACATCGACTACGTCGTGAAGTTCAACGGCGGCAACAACGCCGGTCACACCGTCGTCATCGGCGACCAGAAGTACGCCCTGCACCTGCTCCCCAGCGGCATCCTCTCCCCGGGCTGCACCCCGGTCATCGGCAACGGCGTCGTCATCGACCTCGCGGTGCTCATCGAGGAGCTGGACGGGCTGGAGGCCCGGGGGATCGACACCTCGCTGCTGCGCATCAGCGCCAGCGCCCACCTCATCCCGCCCTACAACCGGGTCCTGGACAAGGTGACCGAGCGCTTCCTCGGCAAGCGGCGCATCGGGACGACCGGGCGCGGGATCGGCCCGACCTACGCGGACAAGATGAGCCGGGTGGGGATCCGGGTGCAGGACCTCTACGACGAGTCGATCCTGCGGCAGAAGGTCGAGGCCGCGCTGGACGTCAAGAACCAGCTGCTGCTCAAGATCTACAACCGGCGCGCCGTCGAGGTCGACGAGGTCATGGAGGAGCTGCTGCGGCACGCCGAGCGCATCCGGCCGATGGTGGCCGACACCGTCCTCGAGCTGGGCGAGGCCCTGGACGCCGGCAAGACCGTCCTCTTCGAGGCCGGTCAGGCGACCCTGCTCGACGTCGACCACGGGACCTACCCCTTCGTCACCTCCTCCAACGCCACGGCGGGGGGCGCCTGCACGGGCTCCGGCGTGCCGCCGACCCGGATCGACCGCGTCATCGGCGTGTTCAAGGCCTACTCGACCCGGGTGGGGGAGGGGCCCTTCCCCACCGAGCTGGAGGACGAGCAGGGCGAGCACCTGCGGCAGGTCGGCGCGGAGTACGGCACGACGACCGGCCGCCCCCGCCGGTGCGGGTGGGCCGACGTCGTCGTCGGGCGCTACGCACGGCGGGTCAACGGCCTCACCGACGTCGTGCTCACCAAGCTGGACGTGCTCACCGGGCTGGAGACGCTGCCCGTCTGCGTGGGCTACGACGTCCAGGGCGAGCGATTCGACGAGATGCCGGCCAACCAGTCCGACTTCCACCACGCGCGGCCGATCTACGAGGAGCTGCCCGGCTGGACCGAGGACATCACGGGCGCGCGCGAGTTCAGCGACCTCCCGCCGGCCGCCCAGCGCTACGTCGAGCGGCTCGAGGAGCTCATCGGCGCCCGCATCTCGGTCATCGGCATCGGCCCGGGCCGCGACGAGGTCATCGTCCGCCACGACCTGCTGGGCCGGGACGAGAGCGCCGTCGCCTGA
- a CDS encoding response regulator transcription factor — protein MNAQPGSVGLTEAAEQLYRHVLRSAPAPMSDHAEALGWPLRQTERVMQDLEQMRLARRTSDGTVKVDDPRASVGRLLDAEESDLDERRRRLLGLRESLESFESDYRRGLQLSGPRVPAWEQVAPTETGSVVEHLVRTSRGPILWVTVTPDAVAAQEAAVRRQSADGMGGSGRDVRGIFPLSVLTDPQWHSFAQWRAGVGEQQRYLPDDGIRVEFAVFGRSGVLLQEKGEDAGFLLLRAPVILDAFVALFDELWRRAEPVMSRDASAQDVKLLELLSLGFKDEAIARQMSLGLRTVRRRVAALMEEHGADTRFQLGLAVCRRGLVE, from the coding sequence ATGAATGCTCAACCAGGGTCGGTCGGGCTGACCGAGGCGGCCGAGCAGCTCTACCGGCACGTGCTGCGCTCCGCGCCCGCGCCGATGTCCGACCACGCCGAGGCGCTGGGCTGGCCGTTGCGGCAGACCGAGCGGGTCATGCAGGACCTGGAGCAGATGCGGCTGGCGCGCCGGACGAGCGACGGGACCGTCAAGGTCGACGACCCCCGCGCCAGCGTGGGCCGGCTGCTGGACGCGGAGGAGTCCGATCTCGACGAGCGACGCCGCCGCCTGCTCGGGCTGCGGGAGTCGTTGGAGAGCTTCGAGTCGGACTACCGCCGCGGGCTGCAGCTGTCCGGTCCCCGGGTGCCGGCGTGGGAGCAGGTGGCGCCGACCGAGACGGGGTCGGTGGTCGAGCACCTCGTCCGGACCTCGCGGGGACCGATCCTGTGGGTCACGGTCACGCCGGACGCCGTCGCGGCGCAGGAGGCGGCGGTCCGCAGGCAGTCGGCCGACGGGATGGGAGGCAGCGGACGCGACGTGCGCGGCATCTTCCCGCTGTCCGTGCTCACCGACCCGCAGTGGCACTCCTTCGCGCAGTGGCGGGCCGGCGTCGGCGAGCAGCAGCGCTACCTCCCCGACGACGGGATCCGGGTCGAGTTCGCGGTCTTCGGCCGCTCCGGGGTCCTGCTGCAGGAGAAGGGCGAGGACGCCGGCTTCCTGCTCCTGCGGGCGCCGGTGATCCTCGACGCCTTCGTGGCGCTCTTCGACGAGCTCTGGCGCCGGGCCGAGCCGGTGATGTCGCGGGACGCCTCGGCCCAGGACGTCAAGCTGCTCGAGCTGCTCTCGCTCGGCTTCAAGGACGAGGCGATCGCGCGGCAGATGAGCCTCGGTCTGCGCACCGTGCGCCGGCGGGTCGCGGCGCTCATGGAGGAGCACGGCGCCGACACCCGCTTCCAGCTCGGTCTGGCGGTCTGCCGCCGCGGGCTGGTCGAGTGA
- a CDS encoding YdeI/OmpD-associated family protein, with protein sequence MGRHEGGSTERPAVFFDGPADFRAWLEEHHESADELWMGLHKKHVNPQGLTWAEAVPQALCFGWIDSVSQRIDEDSRRQRWTPRRRGSIWSAVNVAHVERLTAAGLMRPAGVAAFEARRPERTGVYSFEQEGRELDREQLAALHADPAARAFWEAATPSYRRIVTGWLLSAKREATRQSRLRQLVEDCAAGRLVPPQRYGETPRWVDRAAAAARDAGGAR encoded by the coding sequence ATGGGCCGGCACGAGGGAGGGAGCACGGAGCGGCCGGCCGTCTTCTTCGACGGACCGGCGGACTTCCGCGCGTGGCTGGAGGAGCACCACGAGAGCGCCGACGAGCTGTGGATGGGGCTGCACAAGAAGCACGTGAATCCCCAGGGCCTGACCTGGGCCGAGGCGGTGCCGCAGGCGTTGTGCTTCGGCTGGATCGACTCGGTGAGCCAGCGGATCGACGAGGACTCCCGGCGGCAGCGGTGGACCCCGCGCCGCCGGGGCAGCATCTGGAGCGCCGTCAACGTCGCGCACGTGGAGAGGCTGACCGCGGCCGGTCTCATGCGACCCGCGGGGGTCGCCGCCTTCGAGGCGCGCAGGCCGGAGCGCACGGGGGTCTACTCCTTCGAGCAGGAGGGGCGCGAGCTCGACCGGGAGCAGCTGGCGGCGCTGCACGCCGATCCCGCCGCCCGGGCCTTCTGGGAGGCGGCCACGCCGAGCTACCGCCGAATCGTGACCGGCTGGCTGCTCTCGGCCAAGCGGGAGGCCACGAGGCAGTCCCGGCTGCGGCAGCTGGTCGAGGACTGCGCGGCCGGCCGGCTGGTGCCGCCGCAGCGCTACGGCGAGACGCCGAGGTGGGTGGACCGTGCGGCCGCGGCCGCCCGGGACGCGGGCGGGGCGAGATGA
- a CDS encoding circularly permuted type 2 ATP-grasp protein, translating into MTGAFTDYPTTPTIFDETMSTDGAVRPGYDQIATQFENFGLEDVRNRGEYVSKSYHDQGVTFDFEGEERPFPLDIMPRVIDADTWSHVEAGVAQRVKALEAFLADIYGPMQIITDRVLPRHIVTTSSHYHRVAFDIQPLNGVRVHVSGIDLIRDGDGTFRVLEDNVRIPSGVSYVLTNRRAMTSTLPEVVGTHRIRPVAAYPSRLLRALRAAAPSGITDPEVVVLTPGPYNSAYFEHSLLARLMGCRLVEGRDLVTQGGRVMMRTTHGLQPVHVIYRRVDDDFLDPVAFRNDSVLGCPGILNAARAGNVTIANAVGNGVADDKLMYSYVPDIIRYYLGEEPILPNVDTWRLEDPGHREEVMDRLDELVLKPVDGSGGKGIVIGPQASKEELDQLRATVSRSPRGWIAQPVVQLSTVPTMVDDGLRPRHVDLRPFAINDGEKVWVLPGGLTRVALGEGELIVNSSRGGGSKDTWVLSGDGRRTRVEPRPQRQVQIGTAPQVALKRSEAEPAEQEQQQQQQRTTTSAEGGAPC; encoded by the coding sequence ATGACCGGCGCGTTCACCGACTACCCGACCACGCCCACCATCTTCGACGAGACGATGAGTACCGACGGCGCGGTCCGCCCCGGGTATGACCAGATCGCCACCCAGTTCGAGAACTTCGGGCTGGAGGACGTGCGCAACCGGGGCGAGTACGTCAGCAAGAGCTACCACGACCAGGGCGTGACCTTCGACTTCGAGGGCGAGGAGCGGCCCTTCCCGCTCGACATCATGCCCCGCGTCATCGACGCCGACACCTGGTCGCACGTCGAGGCGGGCGTGGCCCAGCGGGTCAAGGCCCTGGAGGCCTTCCTGGCCGACATCTACGGCCCGATGCAGATCATCACCGACCGCGTCCTGCCGCGACACATCGTCACCACCTCGAGCCACTACCACCGGGTCGCCTTCGACATCCAGCCGCTCAACGGCGTCCGGGTGCACGTCTCCGGCATCGACCTCATCCGCGACGGGGACGGCACCTTCCGGGTGCTGGAGGACAACGTCCGCATCCCCAGCGGGGTGTCCTACGTCCTCACCAACCGGCGGGCGATGACCTCGACCCTGCCCGAGGTGGTGGGGACCCACCGCATCCGCCCGGTCGCGGCATACCCCAGCCGTCTGCTCCGCGCGCTGCGGGCCGCGGCACCCTCCGGCATCACCGACCCCGAGGTCGTCGTGCTCACCCCGGGCCCCTACAACTCGGCCTACTTCGAGCACTCGCTGCTCGCGCGGCTCATGGGCTGCCGCCTCGTGGAGGGGCGTGACCTGGTCACCCAGGGCGGCCGGGTGATGATGCGCACCACGCACGGGCTGCAGCCGGTCCACGTGATCTACCGCCGGGTCGACGACGACTTCCTCGACCCGGTCGCCTTCCGCAACGACTCCGTGCTCGGCTGCCCGGGCATCCTCAACGCGGCCCGCGCCGGCAACGTCACCATCGCCAACGCCGTCGGCAACGGGGTGGCGGACGACAAGCTCATGTACTCCTACGTGCCCGACATCATCCGCTACTACCTGGGCGAGGAGCCGATCCTGCCCAACGTCGACACCTGGCGGCTGGAGGACCCCGGCCACCGCGAGGAGGTCATGGACCGCCTCGACGAGCTCGTGCTCAAGCCGGTGGACGGCTCCGGCGGCAAGGGCATCGTCATCGGCCCGCAGGCCAGCAAGGAGGAGCTGGACCAGCTCCGGGCCACCGTGAGCCGGTCGCCGCGCGGCTGGATCGCGCAGCCGGTCGTCCAGCTCTCCACCGTCCCGACGATGGTCGACGACGGGCTGCGGCCCCGGCACGTCGACCTGCGGCCGTTCGCGATCAACGACGGGGAGAAGGTCTGGGTGCTGCCCGGCGGCCTGACCCGCGTCGCCCTCGGCGAGGGCGAGCTCATCGTCAACTCCAGCCGCGGCGGTGGCTCCAAGGACACCTGGGTGCTCTCCGGGGACGGCCGCCGCACCCGCGTCGAGCCCCGGCCCCAGCGGCAGGTCCAGATCGGGACCGCCCCGCAGGTGGCCCTCAAGCGCTCCGAGGCCGAGCCGGCCGAGCAGGAGCAGCAGCAACAGCAGCAACGGACCACGACGAGCGCGGAAGGAGGCGCCCCGTGCTGA
- a CDS encoding winged helix DNA-binding domain-containing protein produces MSASGPRRWTLDDVARMRLLSQRLVDPLPTPGDVVRHLTCTQGQDYPGSTLSLALRTTSRRLDAVREAYDGGEIVRSWPMRGTLFVVPAQDLGWMLGLTGAKIRRETSRRREQLGLDDATLAHAETVALEALSGEGLTRSELLGVWEDAGHATGEGRGYHSIFHLALSGLVCQGPTEGREQRFVRTEDWIPAPRTLEGEEAVLEWFTRYARSHGPVPVADFLWWTKLLKRDVAPVLDDARQQLEVITVDDVEHWVDPAVVERYASQRRSTAAPLLLPGFDELVLGYGDRGAVLSKVEEAEVVPGGNGIFRATVVRAGRAVGTWKRPRRAGDVVDVTPFGTALPGPVERALPRLTAALPT; encoded by the coding sequence ATGAGCGCCTCCGGCCCTCGGCGCTGGACCCTGGACGACGTCGCCCGAATGCGGCTGCTCTCGCAGCGGCTGGTCGACCCGCTGCCCACGCCGGGTGACGTGGTGCGTCACCTGACCTGCACCCAGGGTCAGGACTACCCCGGGTCCACGCTGTCGCTCGCCCTGCGCACCACCTCCCGCCGGCTCGACGCGGTGCGCGAGGCCTACGACGGCGGCGAGATCGTGCGCAGCTGGCCGATGCGCGGCACGCTCTTCGTCGTTCCGGCGCAGGACCTCGGCTGGATGCTGGGGCTGACCGGGGCCAAGATCCGGCGCGAGACGTCCCGCCGCCGCGAGCAGCTCGGCCTGGACGACGCCACGCTGGCGCACGCCGAGACGGTGGCGCTCGAGGCGCTGAGCGGCGAGGGCCTGACCCGCAGCGAGCTGCTCGGCGTCTGGGAGGACGCGGGCCACGCGACGGGCGAGGGTCGCGGCTACCACTCGATCTTCCACCTGGCCCTGAGCGGCTTGGTCTGCCAGGGCCCGACCGAGGGCAGGGAGCAGCGCTTCGTCCGCACCGAGGACTGGATCCCGGCGCCGCGCACCCTCGAGGGCGAGGAGGCGGTGCTCGAGTGGTTCACCCGGTATGCCCGCAGCCACGGCCCGGTCCCGGTGGCCGACTTCCTGTGGTGGACCAAGCTCCTCAAGCGCGACGTCGCGCCCGTGCTGGACGACGCGCGGCAGCAGCTCGAGGTCATCACCGTCGACGACGTCGAGCACTGGGTCGACCCGGCCGTCGTCGAGCGGTACGCGTCGCAGCGGCGCAGCACCGCTGCCCCGCTGCTGCTGCCCGGCTTCGACGAGCTCGTGCTCGGTTACGGCGACCGCGGAGCCGTGCTCAGCAAGGTCGAGGAGGCCGAGGTCGTCCCGGGTGGCAACGGCATCTTCCGCGCGACGGTGGTGCGCGCCGGCCGGGCCGTCGGCACCTGGAAGCGGCCTCGGCGCGCCGGTGACGTCGTCGACGTGACGCCGTTCGGCACCGCCCTGCCCGGCCCGGTCGAGCGCGCCCTCCCCCGCCTCACCGCCGCCCTGCCGACCTGA
- a CDS encoding SRPBCC family protein, with amino-acid sequence MDVTVATIFDAPRSLVAAVAGDPDQAMRWSANIRSVRWEGAPVVQEGARLDFVTRFLGRCLAYTYEIVDLVPDERLVMRTDDGPFPVETTYTWWDEKEVDGSPRTGMSLRNAGRPKAMTTLASGAVTLGMKRAMRRDLERLRLVLREEQDTDRP; translated from the coding sequence ATGGATGTGACGGTCGCCACCATCTTCGACGCGCCCCGCTCGCTGGTGGCTGCTGTCGCGGGTGACCCGGACCAGGCGATGCGGTGGTCGGCCAACATCCGCTCGGTGCGCTGGGAGGGCGCGCCGGTGGTGCAGGAGGGGGCCCGGCTCGACTTCGTGACGCGCTTCCTCGGGCGCTGCCTCGCCTACACCTACGAGATCGTCGACCTCGTGCCCGACGAGCGTCTCGTCATGCGCACCGACGACGGCCCGTTCCCCGTGGAGACGACCTACACGTGGTGGGACGAGAAGGAGGTCGACGGCAGCCCGCGCACCGGGATGAGCCTGCGCAACGCCGGCCGGCCCAAGGCGATGACGACGCTGGCCTCGGGCGCGGTCACCCTCGGCATGAAGCGCGCCATGCGCCGCGACCTCGAGCGCCTGCGCCTCGTGCTCCGCGAGGAGCAGGACACCGACCGCCCCTGA
- a CDS encoding helix-turn-helix domain-containing protein, whose translation MRSAVAFADPEPSGDRWHRGLPGTTLTLILGTADPFLVGGGTGGARSAQRALPSLVGGLQTQGAWTRQRGSWAGVHLALDPLMARRLLAMPAAELAPGADGHTTVDADAVLPREARHLAEQLATTPPGTEAAVIAAWARARRDTPPPRPEVVAAYALIRGRHGRIRISEVARQVHLSARQLRTVVRAELGIGPKHLARLARFERAAGLVADGGRSLSDVAQMTGYADLAHLDAEWRDLVGCPPTVWLAQERRNLQADDGDHGADWVP comes from the coding sequence GTGCGTTCGGCGGTCGCCTTCGCCGACCCCGAGCCGTCGGGTGACCGGTGGCATCGTGGGCTGCCCGGCACCACCCTCACCCTCATCCTCGGCACTGCGGACCCTTTCCTCGTCGGTGGCGGCACCGGGGGTGCCCGCTCGGCGCAGCGAGCACTGCCCAGCCTCGTCGGCGGGCTGCAGACCCAGGGCGCCTGGACCCGGCAGCGTGGCTCCTGGGCCGGGGTCCACCTCGCCCTCGACCCCCTCATGGCCCGTCGGCTGCTCGCGATGCCGGCCGCCGAGCTGGCGCCCGGCGCGGACGGGCATACCACCGTGGACGCCGACGCGGTGCTGCCGCGCGAGGCGCGGCATCTGGCCGAGCAGCTCGCGACGACACCTCCCGGGACCGAGGCTGCGGTGATCGCCGCATGGGCCCGGGCCCGCCGAGACACACCGCCGCCCCGCCCGGAGGTGGTCGCGGCCTATGCGCTCATCCGTGGCCGGCACGGCCGCATCCGGATCAGCGAGGTCGCCCGGCAGGTGCACCTCAGCGCTCGACAGCTCCGGACCGTCGTGCGCGCCGAGCTCGGCATCGGGCCGAAGCACCTGGCCCGCCTGGCGCGCTTCGAGCGCGCAGCGGGGCTGGTGGCGGACGGCGGACGCAGCCTCTCCGACGTCGCGCAGATGACGGGGTATGCCGACCTCGCCCACCTCGACGCCGAGTGGCGTGATCTGGTCGGCTGCCCGCCGACGGTGTGGCTCGCGCAGGAACGCCGAAACCTCCAAGCGGACGACGGCGATCACGGGGCAGACTGGGTTCCATGA
- a CDS encoding alpha-E domain-containing protein: MLSRIAESLFWIGRYLERAEDTSRLLEVHLTLLLEDPVVDEEATSEVLLRVMGIDGTASPDHQTVLQLLGWDETSLTSMVAAFYGARESARRSRETVSLEMWEAVNTTWNMMRGNRLQHVPAHRACQLVRERCAVVGGIADTTMTHDEGWQYMMLGRQLERVDMTSRIIESAAYNADSPYAWTQTLRACGAHHAFIRTYRGAATDAQAAEFLLLDRLFPRSVLVSLQAAEEALALLDTAGGGGRRSGLTGEAVRALGRARAELEFGSLEETMADLPERMSRLQRTCSAVNDTVSDHYFDGAGQSVWRAGVR, from the coding sequence GTGCTGAGCCGGATCGCCGAGTCGCTGTTCTGGATCGGGCGCTACCTCGAGCGCGCCGAGGACACCTCACGGCTGCTCGAGGTGCACCTCACGCTGCTGCTGGAGGACCCGGTCGTCGACGAGGAGGCCACGAGCGAGGTGCTGCTGCGGGTCATGGGCATCGACGGCACCGCGAGCCCCGACCACCAGACCGTCCTGCAGCTGCTCGGCTGGGACGAGACCTCGCTCACCTCGATGGTCGCCGCCTTCTACGGCGCCCGCGAGAGCGCGCGCCGCTCCCGCGAGACCGTCTCCCTGGAAATGTGGGAGGCCGTCAACACGACGTGGAACATGATGCGCGGCAACCGGCTCCAGCACGTACCGGCGCACCGCGCCTGCCAGCTCGTCCGGGAGCGCTGCGCCGTCGTCGGCGGCATCGCGGACACGACGATGACCCACGACGAGGGCTGGCAGTACATGATGCTCGGCCGTCAGCTGGAGCGGGTCGACATGACCTCCCGGATCATCGAGTCCGCGGCGTACAACGCCGACAGCCCGTATGCCTGGACGCAGACCCTGCGCGCCTGCGGCGCCCACCACGCCTTCATCCGGACCTACCGGGGCGCGGCCACCGACGCTCAGGCGGCGGAGTTCCTGCTGCTCGACCGCCTCTTCCCGCGGTCGGTGCTGGTCTCGCTGCAGGCCGCCGAGGAGGCCCTGGCCCTGCTCGACACGGCCGGCGGCGGCGGGCGACGCTCCGGGCTGACCGGAGAGGCGGTGCGTGCCCTCGGACGGGCGCGCGCCGAGCTGGAGTTCGGATCACTGGAGGAGACGATGGCCGACCTGCCCGAGCGCATGAGCAGGCTGCAGCGCACCTGCAGCGCCGTGAACGACACGGTGTCCGACCACTACTTCGACGGTGCCGGCCAGTCCGTCTGGCGGGCGGGGGTGCGCTGA
- a CDS encoding maleylpyruvate isomerase family mycothiol-dependent enzyme produces MPVDTWTRKDLWAAVHAERAALADDLTTLTPEQWGAPSLCGRWSVREVVAHLTAAASVGRVRWLTSVLGARFDFDLHNQRRLAEHLGASADETLAGFRRVVDSTTAASGHTPAWLGEVVVHGQDIRQPLGLTSGPDPGRVAQVAEFFAGRDFTVPSRTLATGLRLEATDTTFAAGDGPLVRGPTLALVMVMAGRAAYLPDLSGPGVPILADRLS; encoded by the coding sequence ATGCCTGTGGACACCTGGACGAGGAAGGACCTGTGGGCCGCGGTGCACGCGGAACGCGCCGCTCTCGCCGACGACCTCACCACGCTCACCCCGGAGCAGTGGGGGGCCCCCAGCCTGTGCGGGCGCTGGAGCGTGCGCGAGGTGGTGGCCCACCTCACCGCGGCGGCCAGCGTGGGCAGGGTCCGTTGGCTCACCAGCGTCTTGGGGGCGCGCTTCGACTTCGACCTGCACAACCAGCGCCGTCTCGCCGAGCACCTCGGTGCGTCCGCGGATGAGACCCTGGCCGGGTTCCGGCGGGTCGTCGACAGCACCACCGCCGCCTCCGGCCACACCCCCGCCTGGCTCGGGGAGGTCGTCGTGCACGGCCAGGACATCCGTCAGCCGCTCGGCCTCACGAGCGGGCCCGACCCGGGGCGCGTCGCGCAGGTGGCGGAGTTCTTCGCCGGCCGCGACTTCACGGTGCCCAGCCGGACCCTCGCCACGGGTCTGCGCCTCGAGGCCACCGACACCACCTTCGCCGCCGGTGACGGTCCGCTCGTGCGCGGCCCGACCCTGGCGCTCGTCATGGTCATGGCGGGTCGAGCGGCCTACCTGCCCGACCTGTCCGGACCGGGCGTGCCGATCCTCGCGGACCGGTTGAGCTGA